The following coding sequences are from one Treponema bryantii window:
- a CDS encoding ATP-dependent helicase produces MEALKNELNPQQYRAVTTTEGAILIIAGAGSGKTRVITFRIAHMLDKGIPQSSILALTFTNKAAKEMADRIKTLTEKKLQNLTVSTFHAFGVKILRQDIDKLGWRENFSIYDETDRVALIKECGRELKFSPEAMDIYTIGNLISNIKTGRKNWETANDMYKPLYELYQEGLKLYNAVDFDDLIVLPIKLFKEYPEVLARYRERYKYIMVDEFQDTSHQQYEMMHLLADKNVAVVGDDDQSIYSWRGADYQNIVNFEKDFDVTEIRLEQNYRSTGTILEAANGVIAHNTNRKDKKLWSGKGVGKPIELFMPQNETDEADFIAESILGIAVEEKRKYDDFGVLMRANTQSRYIEEAFLHNNIPYTMSGGTSFFERKEIKDVISYLRVISNHDDDINLLRIINTPRRGIGRAAIQLMNEAAELNGCTLWNAIDYLIHAEASKASDTLKEDLQNFVEIIEENRQKLLSGRGLANKVRQFVDDIDYKSYLISEYPKSEKAVSYKLKNIEEFTQFIDTWENDPDNNNPNLYNYLNRITLASHDNGDDEANKGKVNLMTIHASKGLEFPVVFIAGVEEGLIPHARSVEENNGDVEEERRLFYVAITRAREKLVMTSCQKRKRRQFRTDDTGSGSPFDYTEVTPSRFLDEIPANLVEYHEPKQITEEETGAMFSDFLGQLKAKM; encoded by the coding sequence CTGGAAGCCTTGAAAAATGAACTTAATCCTCAGCAGTACCGCGCTGTAACAACAACAGAAGGAGCAATCCTTATTATCGCAGGAGCCGGAAGCGGAAAAACCCGTGTAATCACATTCCGAATTGCTCACATGCTCGATAAAGGTATTCCACAAAGCTCAATACTTGCCCTCACCTTTACAAATAAAGCTGCAAAGGAAATGGCAGACCGAATCAAAACTCTTACAGAGAAAAAACTTCAGAATCTTACAGTTTCAACTTTCCATGCTTTTGGAGTAAAGATTCTTCGACAAGATATAGACAAACTTGGCTGGCGGGAAAACTTTTCAATTTATGATGAAACAGACCGTGTAGCTCTTATTAAGGAATGTGGCCGCGAGCTTAAATTTTCACCGGAAGCAATGGATATTTACACAATCGGAAACCTGATTTCAAATATCAAAACAGGACGCAAGAACTGGGAAACTGCAAACGATATGTACAAGCCTCTTTACGAGCTTTATCAGGAAGGCCTTAAGCTTTATAACGCAGTTGATTTTGATGACCTCATTGTTCTTCCGATTAAACTTTTTAAGGAATATCCGGAAGTTCTTGCCCGCTACCGTGAGCGCTATAAATACATTATGGTTGATGAGTTCCAGGACACAAGCCATCAGCAGTACGAAATGATGCATCTTCTTGCAGATAAAAACGTTGCTGTCGTTGGTGATGATGACCAGAGTATTTACAGCTGGCGTGGTGCCGACTATCAGAATATTGTTAATTTTGAAAAAGATTTTGATGTAACAGAAATCCGGCTAGAACAGAATTACCGTTCAACAGGAACAATTCTGGAAGCTGCAAACGGTGTAATTGCCCACAATACAAACCGTAAGGATAAAAAGTTGTGGAGCGGTAAAGGTGTTGGAAAGCCAATTGAACTTTTTATGCCACAGAATGAAACCGATGAAGCTGATTTTATTGCTGAATCTATTCTTGGAATCGCAGTTGAAGAAAAACGCAAGTATGATGATTTTGGTGTATTAATGCGTGCTAATACTCAAAGCCGCTATATTGAAGAAGCCTTCCTCCATAATAATATTCCATACACAATGAGCGGTGGAACATCATTCTTTGAACGTAAAGAAATTAAAGATGTAATAAGCTATCTTCGTGTTATTTCAAATCATGATGATGATATAAATCTACTGCGAATTATAAATACACCGCGACGTGGAATTGGACGTGCAGCAATTCAACTTATGAATGAAGCTGCGGAACTTAACGGTTGTACGCTTTGGAACGCGATTGATTATTTGATTCATGCAGAAGCATCAAAAGCAAGCGATACACTTAAAGAAGATCTTCAAAACTTTGTTGAAATTATTGAAGAAAACCGACAGAAACTTCTAAGTGGACGTGGACTTGCAAATAAAGTTCGACAGTTTGTAGATGATATTGATTACAAGAGTTACCTTATTTCTGAATATCCAAAAAGTGAAAAGGCTGTTTCTTATAAATTAAAAAATATCGAAGAGTTTACACAGTTTATTGATACCTGGGAAAATGATCCGGACAACAATAATCCTAATCTGTATAATTACTTAAATCGTATTACTCTTGCCAGTCATGATAATGGGGATGATGAAGCAAATAAAGGAAAAGTCAACTTGATGACCATTCATGCCTCAAAGGGTCTGGAATTCCCGGTTGTTTTCATAGCCGGCGTAGAAGAAGGTTTGATTCCTCATGCACGTTCTGTTGAAGAAAATAATGGTGATGTTGAAGAAGAACGAAGATTATTTTATGTTGCAATTACCAGAGCAAGAGAAAAACTGGTTATGACTTCCTGTCAGAAAAGGAAAAGACGCCAGTTCCGAACTGATGATACTGGCTCAGGAAGCCCCTTTGATTATACAGAAGTTACCCCAAGCCGCTTCCTCGACGAAATCCCTGCCAATCTCGTAGAATACCACGAACCAAAGCAGATTACCGAGGAAGAAACCGGTGCGATGTTCTCCGACTTCTTAGGACAATTAAAAGCCAAAATGTAG
- a CDS encoding DEAD/DEAH box helicase: MDFTEFGLDERLLKGIEAAGYVTCTPVQEQVIKASKAAEGTKGPDLYVQSQTGTGKTCAYLVAVIGEMVKAENAGKKCLILAPTRELAVQIEEEAKVLVGTSGLKAFSVYGGVGYEKQIATLKKGVDIVIGTPGRVIDLNEGGNLDLSNSHFCVIDEADRMFDMGFYDDLRKILKKLPEAETRQTMLFSATLNTYVKNLAWEYTRDPVEITIEAENITVSEIQQELLHVSSDEKMKLLVGILKHENPESAIIFCNTKRSCEVIAKRLVINEIQAEFMIGDLPQSKRLAILKKFKAGEIKILVATDVAARGIDVDDLAMVINYDLPVEAENYVHRIGRTARAGKSGKAYTFCSEQDVYNLPAIERYIEMSIPATVAYPDQMEEDKSAGMYIKTENWRGDDEYDNRGGYRKGKDGDIHNRRRDDRDGRGHGKRNGHGRDDKRDDRRHDGYKKDGYKKGGKGRDFEKHGKKPYIDPAKLAGLSYEERMKMYKDAYASGSVSKGAKDIYKKGGYKKGDYKKGDYKKNGKKPYNKSYNNNRPQQKAAPEKKTFWQKVKSFFGR; encoded by the coding sequence ATGGATTTTACAGAGTTTGGTCTTGATGAAAGACTTTTGAAGGGAATTGAAGCCGCCGGTTATGTTACATGTACTCCGGTTCAGGAACAGGTTATTAAGGCTTCTAAAGCAGCAGAGGGAACAAAGGGCCCTGATTTGTACGTTCAGTCTCAGACTGGAACTGGAAAAACCTGCGCATATCTCGTAGCAGTAATCGGAGAGATGGTTAAGGCTGAAAATGCAGGAAAAAAATGTTTGATTCTTGCTCCTACACGTGAGCTTGCAGTTCAGATTGAAGAGGAAGCAAAGGTACTTGTTGGAACAAGCGGACTTAAGGCTTTCTCTGTTTACGGTGGTGTTGGTTACGAAAAGCAGATTGCCACTCTTAAAAAAGGTGTGGATATTGTAATTGGTACTCCTGGTCGTGTAATTGATTTGAATGAGGGTGGAAATCTCGACCTCAGCAATTCACATTTCTGCGTAATTGATGAAGCAGACCGCATGTTTGATATGGGATTTTACGATGATCTTCGTAAGATTTTGAAGAAGCTTCCAGAAGCAGAAACTCGTCAGACTATGCTTTTCTCTGCAACTCTTAACACATATGTAAAGAATCTTGCATGGGAATATACACGTGATCCTGTGGAAATCACAATTGAAGCTGAAAACATTACAGTAAGCGAAATTCAGCAGGAACTTCTTCATGTTTCATCTGATGAAAAAATGAAGCTCCTTGTTGGAATCCTTAAGCATGAAAATCCAGAATCAGCAATCATCTTCTGTAACACAAAGCGCAGCTGTGAAGTAATTGCAAAGCGTCTTGTAATCAATGAGATTCAGGCTGAGTTTATGATTGGAGATCTTCCTCAGTCTAAGCGTCTTGCAATCCTCAAAAAGTTCAAGGCTGGTGAAATTAAGATTCTCGTAGCAACTGATGTTGCTGCCCGCGGTATCGACGTAGATGACCTTGCTATGGTAATCAACTACGACCTTCCTGTTGAAGCTGAAAACTATGTACACCGTATTGGTCGTACAGCTCGTGCCGGTAAATCTGGTAAAGCATATACTTTCTGTTCTGAACAGGATGTTTATAACCTTCCAGCTATTGAGCGCTATATCGAAATGTCTATTCCAGCAACTGTAGCTTATCCAGATCAGATGGAAGAAGATAAATCTGCCGGTATGTATATTAAGACTGAAAACTGGCGTGGGGACGATGAATATGATAACCGCGGTGGTTACCGTAAGGGTAAGGACGGCGATATTCATAACAGACGTCGTGATGACCGGGATGGACGTGGACACGGAAAACGTAACGGACACGGTCGCGATGACAAGCGTGATGACCGCCGCCATGACGGATATAAGAAAGACGGCTACAAGAAAGGTGGAAAAGGTCGTGATTTCGAAAAGCACGGAAAGAAGCCTTACATCGATCCTGCTAAACTCGCAGGTCTTTCATACGAAGAGCGCATGAAGATGTATAAGGATGCTTATGCTTCTGGATCTGTTTCAAAAGGTGCAAAAGACATCTACAAGAAGGGCGGATATAAGAAGGGTGATTATAAGAAAGGCGATTACAAGAAGAACGGTAAAAAGCCATACAACAAATCTTATAACAATAACCGTCCACAGCAGAAAGCTGCTCCTGAGAAGAAGACTTTCTGGCAGAAAGTAAAGAGCTTCTTTGGTAGATAA
- a CDS encoding ABC-F family ATP-binding cassette domain-containing protein — MITVSDVSVSFSEKPLFKDVNLKFNKGNCYGITGANGAGKSTFLKLLSGELEKDSGEIFMTPGERMAVLKQDHFAFDEYSVKDTVMMGFPRLYEVSKARDEIYAKADFTEEDGIKSAELEAEFGELGGYEAENQIEQMLSGLGLEEEHHDKMMSELDESQKVRVLLAQAIYGNPDALILDEPTNGLDIESITWLENFLLDFENTVIVVSHDRHFLNTVCTFICDIDYGKITQFSGNYDFWYQMTQVMQRQAHDQQKKTEEKMKDLREFILRFSSNASKAKQATSRKKIYDKLADSLEEIPISTRKFPYVNFKADREIGNNVLECKNLCLKDADGTELLKNFSLTVNRTDKIAFVGIEHNSVTALFDIVNGVRKPDSGEYFWGQTTSQTYLPRDNSENFNNDMNITEWLKQYSKEQDDAYVRGFLGRMLFSGDESLKKVKVLSGGEKVRCMLSKMMLSGANCITMDDPTNHLDLEAIQSLNEGLIAFPGVLLFSSHDHEFIQSVANRIVEITPNGIIDRMMSFDDYITDPQVSELRAKLYEGTGKKIKYRV; from the coding sequence ATGATTACAGTTAGTGATGTTAGTGTTTCGTTCAGTGAAAAACCGCTTTTTAAGGACGTAAACCTTAAGTTTAATAAAGGAAACTGTTATGGAATTACTGGTGCAAATGGTGCCGGTAAATCTACTTTCTTAAAGCTGCTTAGTGGAGAGCTCGAAAAGGATTCCGGAGAAATCTTTATGACTCCGGGCGAGCGTATGGCTGTTTTGAAGCAGGACCACTTTGCTTTTGATGAATACTCAGTAAAAGATACTGTTATGATGGGCTTTCCTCGTTTGTATGAGGTTTCAAAGGCTCGTGATGAGATTTACGCAAAGGCAGATTTTACTGAAGAAGACGGAATTAAGTCTGCAGAGCTTGAGGCTGAGTTTGGAGAACTCGGTGGATACGAAGCAGAAAATCAGATTGAGCAGATGCTCTCAGGTCTTGGTCTTGAAGAAGAGCACCATGACAAGATGATGAGTGAACTCGACGAATCTCAGAAGGTTCGAGTACTTCTTGCACAGGCAATTTACGGTAACCCTGATGCCTTGATTCTCGATGAGCCTACAAACGGTTTGGACATCGAATCAATCACATGGCTTGAAAACTTCCTCCTGGATTTTGAAAATACAGTAATTGTTGTATCGCACGACCGTCACTTCTTGAATACAGTTTGTACATTCATCTGCGATATCGACTACGGTAAGATTACTCAGTTCAGCGGTAACTATGACTTCTGGTATCAGATGACTCAGGTTATGCAGCGCCAGGCTCACGACCAGCAGAAGAAGACTGAAGAAAAGATGAAGGATTTGCGTGAGTTCATCCTTCGCTTCAGTTCTAACGCTTCTAAGGCTAAGCAGGCTACAAGCCGTAAAAAGATTTACGATAAATTGGCAGATTCTCTCGAAGAAATCCCAATTTCAACTCGTAAGTTCCCATATGTAAACTTTAAGGCAGACCGTGAAATCGGTAACAACGTTCTTGAGTGTAAGAACCTTTGTCTTAAGGATGCCGATGGAACTGAGCTTTTGAAGAACTTCAGCCTTACAGTAAACCGCACAGACAAGATTGCTTTTGTTGGTATTGAGCATAACTCAGTAACAGCACTTTTTGATATTGTAAACGGTGTAAGAAAGCCTGATTCAGGTGAATACTTCTGGGGACAGACAACTTCTCAGACATACTTGCCACGTGATAACTCAGAAAACTTCAATAATGATATGAATATTACTGAATGGCTTAAGCAGTACTCTAAGGAACAGGACGACGCTTACGTTCGCGGCTTCCTTGGTCGTATGCTGTTTAGTGGTGATGAATCTTTGAAGAAGGTAAAGGTTCTTTCCGGAGGTGAAAAGGTTCGCTGTATGCTTTCTAAGATGATGCTCAGCGGTGCAAACTGTATCACTATGGATGATCCTACAAACCATCTTGACCTCGAAGCAATTCAGTCTTTGAATGAAGGATTGATTGCATTCCCTGGTGTTCTGCTTTTCAGCTCACACGACCACGAGTTCATTCAGTCTGTTGCTAACCGCATCGTAGAAATTACTCCTAACGGAATTATTGACCGCATGATGAGTTTTGATGATTACATCACAGACCCACAGGTTAGTGAACTTCGTGCTAAGTTGTACGAAGGAACTGGAAAGAAGATTAAATATAGAGTGTAA